The Phacochoerus africanus isolate WHEZ1 chromosome 15, ROS_Pafr_v1, whole genome shotgun sequence genome has a segment encoding these proteins:
- the ZSWIM8 gene encoding zinc finger SWIM domain-containing protein 8 isoform X2 — MELMFAEWEDGERFSFEDSDRFEEDSLCSFISEAESLCQNWRGWRKQSAGPNSPTGGGGGGGSGSTRMRDGLVIPLVELSAKQVAFHIPFEVVEKVYPPVPEQLQLRIAFWSFPENEEDIRLYSCLANGSADEFQRGDQLFRMRAVKDPLQIGFHLSATVVPPQMVPPKGAYNVAVMFDRCRVTSCSCTCGAGAKWCTHVVALCLFRIHNASAVCLRAPVSESLSRLQRDQLQKFAQYLISELPQQILPTAQRLLDELLSSQSTAINTVCGAPDPTAGPSASDQSTWYLDESTLTDNIKKTLHKFCGPSPVVFSDVNSMYLSSTEPPAAAEWACLLRPLRGREPEGVWNLLSIVREMFKRRDSNAAPLLEILTDQCLTYEQITGWWYSVRTSASHSSASGHTGRSNGQSEVAAHACASMCDEMVTLWRLAVLDPALSPQRRRELCAQLRQWQLKVIENVKRGQHKKTLERLFPGFRPAVEACYFNWEEAYPLPGVTYSATDRKLALCWARALPPRPGASRSGGLEESRERPRPLPAEPAVRPKEPGAKRKGLGDGVPSSQRGPRRLSAEGGDKALHKMGPGGGKAKALGGAGSGGKGSAGSGSKRRLSSEDSSLEPDLAEMSLDDSSLALGAEASTFGGFPESPPPCPHPGGSRGPSTFLPEPPDTYEEDGGVYFSEGPEPPTASAGPPGLLPREICTRDDLPSTDESGNGLPKTKEAAPPVGEEDDDYQAYYLNAQDGPGGEEEKAEGGAGEEHDLFAGLKPLEQESRMEVLFACAEALHAHGYSNEASRLTVELAQDLLANPPDLKVEPPPAKGKKNKVSTSRQTWVATNTLTKAAFLLTVLSERPEHHNLAFRVGMFALELQRPPASTKALEVKLAYQESEVATLLKKIPLGPSEMNTMRCRAEELREGTLCDYRPVLPLMLASFIFDVLCTPVVSPTGSRPPSRNWNNEMPGDEELGFEAAVAALGMKTTVSEAEHPLLCEGTRREKGELALALMITYKDDQAKLKKILDKLLDRESQTHKPQTLSSFYSSSRPATASQRSPSKHGGPSAPGALQPLTSGSAGPAQPGSVAGAGPGPTEGFTEKNVPDSSPHSPCEGLPSEAALTPRPEGKVPSRLALGSRGGYNGRGWGSPGRPKKKHTGMASIDSSAPETTSDSSPTLSRRPLRGGWAPTSWGRGQDSDSISSSSSDSLGSSSSSGSRRASASGGARAKTVEVGRYKGRRPESHAPHVPNQPSEAAAHFYFELAKTVLIKAGGNSSTSIFTHPSSSGGHQGPHRNLHLCAFEIGLYALGLHNFVSPNWLSRTYSSHVSWITGQAMEIGSAALTILVECWDGHLTPPEVASLADRASRARDSNMVRAAAELALSCLPHAHALNPNEIQRALVQCKEQDNLMLEKACMAVEEAAKGGGVYPEVLFEVAHQWFWLYEQTAGGSSTAREGATSCSASGIRAAGEAGRGLPEGRGAPGTEPVTVAAAAVTAATVVPVISVGSSLYPGPGLGHGHSPGLHPYTALQPHLPCSPQYLTHPAHPAHPLPHMPRPAVFPVPSSAYPQGVHPAFLRAQYPYSVTPPSLAATAVSFPVPSMAPITVHPYHTEPGLPLPTSVALSSVHPASTFPAIQGASLPALTTQPSPLVSGGFPPPEEETHSQPVNPHSLHHLHAAYRVGMLALEMLGRRAHNDHPNNFSRSPPYTDDVKWLLGLAAKLGDRHGDAAAAEPRSCPQPPACPGLPPTGAALPAGIHAVHPPPLDPPDPCRLRRLCERDPQCSQRLLPDTHGHDAVQRHPAEPQAQQTDQGAVAAGLTRDDHLLSLSLAPVGPYTGTQACGYGGPSQRGNESWLDRSSPLSSLVAQTGSCSWAVAWGPDVSDPRSLGLGEAALSGRGRWVASGIYLAFINI, encoded by the exons ATGGAGCTGATGTTCGCGGAGTGGGAGGACGGAGAGCGCTTCTCTTTCGAGGATTCGGACCGCTTTGAAGAGGATTCGCTCTGTTCCTTCATCTCCGAGGCTGAGAGCCTCTGCCAGAACTGGCGGGGATGGCGCAAACAGTCAGCGGGGCCCAATTCCCCCACTGGCGGCGGTGGCGGAGGTGGCAGTGGCAGTACCAGAATGCGAG ATGGACTGGTCATCCCACTGGTGGAGCTGTCAGCAAAGCAGGTGGCATTTCATATCCCATTTGAAGTGGTGGAGAAAGTTTACCCCCCAGTGCCtgagcagttacagctccgaatTGCTTTTTGGAGCTTCCCTGAGAATGAAGAGGATATTCG CCTGTACTCCTGCCTGGCCAATGGCAGTGCAGATGAATTCCAGCGAGGGGATCAGCTGTTCCGCATGAGGGCTGTGAAGGACCCCCTGCAGATAG GGTTCCACCTGAGTGCTACAGTGGTGCCACCTCAGATGGTCCCCCCTAAAGGGGCCTACAACGTGGCTGTGATGTTTGACCGCTGCCGGGTCACTTcctgcagctgcacctgtgggGCTGGGGCCAAATGGTGCACCCACGTCGTGGCACTCTGTCTCTTCCGAATCCACAAC GCTTCTGCAGTCTGCCTGCGGGCCCCAGTGTCGGAGTCCCTGTCTCGGCTGCAGAGGGACCAGCTGCAGAAGTTTGCTCAGTACCTCATCAGTGAACTCCCTCAGCAG ATCCTCCCCACAGCCCAGCGTCTCCTGGATGAACTCCTTTCTTCCCAGTCAACGGCCATCAATACAGTGTGTGGTGCCCCGG ACCCCACAGCAGGGCCCTCGGCCTCCGATCAGAGCACTTGGTATTTGGATGAATCGACACTCACGGACAACATCAAGAAGACGCTGCACAAGTTCTGCGGCCCCTCCCCTGTGGTCTTCAG TGATGTGAACTCCATGTATCTGTCTTCCACGGAGCCTCCAGCCGCTGCTGAGTGGGCATGTCTGCTGCGTCCTCTGCGGGGTCGAGAGCCAGAGGGCGTCTGGAACTTGCTTAGCATCGTGCGGGAGATGTTCAAGCGGAGGGACAGCAATGCTGCCCCCTTGTTGGAAATCCTCACTGACCAGTGCCTCACCTACGAGCAG ATAACAGGTTGGTGGTACAGCGTGCGCACCTCAGCCTCACACAGCAGCGCCAGCGGGCACACAGGCCGTAGCAACGGGCAGTCAGAGGTGGCGGCCCACGCATGTGCCAGCATGTGTGATGAGATGGTCACACTGTGGAGGCTGGCAGTGCTGGACCCTGCACTCAGCCCCCAGCG CCGCCGGGAACTGTGTGCGCAGCTGCGCCAGTGGCAGCTGAAGGTGATCGAGAATGTGAAGCGGGGACAGCACAAGAAGACCCTGGAGCGGCTCTTCCCTGGCTTCCGGCCGGCGGTGGAGGCCTGCTACTTCAACTGGGAAGAGGCCTACCCACTTCCTGGTGTCACCTACAGCGCCACTGACCGGAAGCTGGCCCTGTGCTGGGCCCGGGCCTTGCCCCCTCGGCCAGGTGCCTCCCGCTCTGGGGGCCTGGAGGAATCCCGGGAGCGGCCTCGCCCTCTCCCAGCTGAGCCAGCTGTGCGGCCCAAGGAGCCTGGGGCCAAGCGCAAGGGATTGGGTGACGGGGTCCCCTCGTCGCAGCGGGGTCCCCGCCGCCTCTCGGCTGAGGGGGGAGACAAGGCTCTGCATAAGATGGGTCCAGGTGGGGGCAAAGCCAAAGCGTTGGGTGGGGCTGGCAGTGGGGGCAAGGGCTCAGCAGGCAGCGGGAGCAAGCGACGGCTGAGCAGTGAAGACAGCTCCCTGGAGCCGGATCTGGCTGAGATGAGCCTGGATGACAGCAGCCTGGCCCTGGGCGCAGAGGCCAGCACCTTTGGCGGATTCCCTGAGAGCCCGCCACCGTGTCCTCACCCTGGTGGCTCCCGAGGCCCTTCTACCTTCCTTCCTGAACCTCCAGATACTTATGAAGAAGATGGTGGCGTGTACTTCTCAGAAGGGCCTGAGCCTCCCACAGCCTCTGCCGGGCCCCCCGGCCTACTGCCCAGGGAGATATGTACCCGGGACGACCTCCCTTCCACAGACGAGAGTGGCAATGGGCTCCCTAAGACCAAAGAGGCAGCCCCTCCCGTTGGAGAGGAGGATGATGACTACCAGGCATATTATCTGAATGCCCAGGATGGGCCTGGGGGCGAGGAAGAGAAGGCCgagggcggggctggggaggagcaTGACCTGTTTGCCGGGCTGAAGCCACTGGAACAGGAGAGCCGCATGGAG GTATTATTTGCCTGTGCTGAGGCCTTGCATGCGCACGGCTACAGCAATGAGGCCTCCCGCCTCACCGTGGAGCTTGCCCAAGACCTGCTAGCCAACCCACCTGACCTCAAGGTAGAGCCGCCCCCTGCCAAG GGCAAGAAAAACAAGGTATCTACAAGCCGTCAGACCTGGGTGGCTACCAACACCCTGACCAAGGCGGCCTTCCTGTTAACAGTGCTAAGTGAGCGCCCTGAGCACCACAACCTGGCCTTCCGAGTGGGCATGTTTGccttggagctacagcggccccCAGCTTCTACCAAGGCCTTGGAG GTGAAGCTGGCCTACCAGGAATCTGAGGTGGCCACCCTGCTCAAGAAGATCCCTCTGGGTCCGAGTGAGATGAATACCATGCGGTGCCGGGCAGAGGAGCTTCGGGAGGGGACACTCTGTGACTATCGGCCTGTTTTGCCTCTCATGTTAGCCAGTTTCATCTTTGATGTTCTCTGTACTCCAG TGGTTTCTCCCACGGGTTCCCGGCCCCCAAGTCGAAACTGGAACAACGAGATGCCTGGGGAtgaggagctgggatttgaagcaGCAGTTGCTGCCTTGG GTATGAAGACAACAGTGAGTGAGGCAGAGCATCCCCTGCTGTGTGAAGGCACACGCCGGGAGAAGGGTGAACTGGCATTGGCACTAATGATCACTTATAAAGATGACCAGGCCAAACTCAAAAAG ATCTTGGACAAACTCTTGGACCGAGAGAGCCAGACACATAAACCTCAGACACTGAGTTCGTTCTACTCATCTAGCCGCCCGGCCACAGCCAGCCAGAGGTCTCCTTCAAAGCATGGGGGCCCATCTGCCCCTGGGGCCCTGCAACCTCTGACCTCAGGCTCTGCAGGGCCTGCTCAGCCAGGGAGTGTggcaggggctgggccaggccccACTGAGGGCTTCACAGAGAAGAATGTGCCTG ACAGTTCCCCACATTCCCCCTGCGAGGGTCTCCCATCTGAGGCAGCCTTGACCCCAAGGCCAGAGGGGAAGGTTCCCAGCCGCTTGGCACTTGGCAGCCGTGGAGGCTACAATGGACGGGGCTGGGGCTCACCAGGGCGGCCTAAGAAGAAGCACACAG GCATGGCCAGCATCGACAGCAGTGCCCCGGAAACAACATCAGATAGCTCTCCAACCTTAAGCCGGAGGCCACTTCGAGGGGGCTGGGCCCCTACCTCCTGGGGTCGAGGACAGGACAGTGACAGCATTAGCAGCTCTTCCTCAGACTCCCTTGGCTCCTCGTCCTCCAGTGGAAGTCGTCGGGCCAGTGCCAGTGGAGGGGCCCGGGCAAAGACAGTTGAAGTTGGCAG GTACAAGGGCCGCCGTCCCGAGAGTCATGCCCCCCATGTACCCAATCAGCCATCAGAGGCAGCTGCACACTTCTACTTCGAGCTGGCGAAGACGGTGCTGATCAAGGCAGGGGGCAACAGCAGCACTTCCATTTTCACACATCCATCTTCCTCAGGGGGCCACCAGGGTCCTCACCGTAACCTGCACCTTTGCGCCTTCGAGATTGGGCTTTATGCCCTTGGCCTGCACAACTTTGTTTCTCCCAACTGGCTCTCACGTACTTATTCTTCCCACGTTTCCTGGATTACAG GCCAGGCAATGGAGATTGGCAGCGCAGCCCTGACTATACTGGTAGAATGCTGGGATGGGCACCTGACGCCCCCTGAGGTCGCATCCCTGGCTGACAGGGCATCACGGGCGCGAGACTCCAATATGGTGAGGGCAGCGGCGGAGCTAGCCCTAAGCTGCCTGCCTCACGCCCATGCGTTGAACCCTAACGAGATCCAGCGGGCTCTGGTGCAGTGCAAGGAACAG GATAACCTGATGCTGGAGAAGGCCTGCATGGCAGTGGAAGAGGCAGCTAAGGGTGGGGGCGTGTACCCCGAAGTGTTGTTTGAGGTTGCTCACCAGTGGTTCTGGCTATATGAGCAAACAGCAGGTGGCTCATCCACAGCCCGTGAAGGGGCTACAAGCTGTAGTGCCAGTGGGATCAGGGCAGCTGGGGAGGCTGGGCGGGGGCTGCCTGAGGGCAGGGGGGCCCCAGGGACTGAGCCAGttacagtggcagcagcagcagtgacagcagcCACAGTGGTGCCAGTCATCTCGGTGGGGTCCAGTTTGTATCCGGGTCCAGGACTGGGGCATGGTCATTCCCCGGGCCTGCACCCCTATACTGCTCTAcagccccacctgccctgcagccctCAATACCTCACCCACCCAGCTCACCCCGCCCACCCCTTGCCTCACATGCCCCGGCCTGCCGTCTTCCCTGTGCCCAGCTCTGCATACCCACAG GGTGTGCATCCTGCATTCCTGCGGGCTCAGTACCCTTACTCGGTGACTCCCCCCTCACTTGCTGCCACTGCTGTGTCTTTCCCCGTCCCTTCCATGGCACCCATCACAGTCCATCCCTACCACACAGAGCCAGGGCTCCCACTGCCCACCAGTGTGGCCT TGAGCAGTGTCCATCCAGCTTCCACGTTTCCAGCCATCCAGGGTGCCTCACTACCTGCCCTGACCACACAGCCCAGCCCTCTGGTGAGCGGGGGTTTTCCACCACCTGAGGAGGAGACTCACAGTCAGCCTGTCAACCCACACAGCCTACACCACCTGCACGCCGCCTACCGTGTTG GAATGCTGGCACTGGAGATGCTGGGTCGCCGGGCACACAACGACCACCCCAACAACTTCTCCCGCTCCCCCCCCTACACTGACGATGTCAAATGGTTGCTGGGGCTGGCAGCAAAGCTGG GAGATCGTCATGGAGACGCTGCAGCGGCTGAGCCCCGCTCATGCCCACAACCACCTGCGTGCCCCGGCCTTCCACCAACTGGTGCAGCGCTGCCAGCAGGCATACATGCAG TACATCCACCACCGCTTGATCCACCTGACCCCTGCCGACTACGACGACTTTGTGAACGCGATCCGCAGTGCTCGCAGCGCCTTCTGCCTGACACCCATGGGCATGATGCAGTTCAACGACATCCTGCAGAACCTCAAGCGCAGCAAACAGACCAAGGAGCTGTGGCAGCGGGTCTCACTCGAGATGACCACCTTCTCTCCCTGAGTCTGGCCCCTGTAGGGCCCTATACAGGGACACAGGCCTGTGGCTATGGGGGCCCCTCACAAAGGGGGAATGAGTCTTGGCTGGACAGATCATCCCCCCTGAGCTCCCTAGTAGCCCAGACTGGCAGCTGCTCTTGGGCTGTAGCTTGGGGCCCAGATGTCTCAGACCCTAGAAGCCTAGGGTTGGGGGAGGCAGCCCTGTCTGGGAGGGGGCGTTGGGTGGCCTCTGGTATTTATTtggcatttataaatatataa
- the ZSWIM8 gene encoding zinc finger SWIM domain-containing protein 8 isoform X3, with product MELMFAEWEDGERFSFEDSDRFEEDSLCSFISEAESLCQNWRGWRKQSAGPNSPTGGGGGGGSGSTRMRDGLVIPLVELSAKQVAFHIPFEVVEKVYPPVPEQLQLRIAFWSFPENEEDIRLYSCLANGSADEFQRGDQLFRMRAVKDPLQIGFHLSATVVPPQMVPPKGAYNVAVMFDRCRVTSCSCTCGAGAKWCTHVVALCLFRIHNASAVCLRAPVSESLSRLQRDQLQKFAQYLISELPQQILPTAQRLLDELLSSQSTAINTVCGAPDPTAGPSASDQSTWYLDESTLTDNIKKTLHKFCGPSPVVFSDVNSMYLSSTEPPAAAEWACLLRPLRGREPEGVWNLLSIVREMFKRRDSNAAPLLEILTDQCLTYEQITGWWYSVRTSASHSSASGHTGRSNGQSEVAAHACASMCDEMVTLWRLAVLDPALSPQRRRELCAQLRQWQLKVIENVKRGQHKKTLERLFPGFRPAVEACYFNWEEAYPLPGVTYSATDRKLALCWARALPPRPGASRSGGLEESRERPRPLPAEPAVRPKEPGAKRKGLGDGVPSSQRGPRRLSAEGGDKALHKMGPGGGKAKALGGAGSGGKGSAGSGSKRRLSSEDSSLEPDLAEMSLDDSSLALGAEASTFGGFPESPPPCPHPGGSRGPSTFLPEPPDTYEEDGGVYFSEGPEPPTASAGPPGLLPREICTRDDLPSTDESGNGLPKTKEAAPPVGEEDDDYQAYYLNAQDGPGGEEEKAEGGAGEEHDLFAGLKPLEQESRMEVLFACAEALHAHGYSNEASRLTVELAQDLLANPPDLKVEPPPAKGKKNKVSTSRQTWVATNTLTKAAFLLTVLSERPEHHNLAFRVGMFALELQRPPASTKALEVKLAYQESEVATLLKKIPLGPSEMNTMRCRAEELREGTLCDYRPVLPLMLASFIFDVLCTPVVSPTGSRPPSRNWNNEMPGDEELGFEAAVAALGMKTTVSEAEHPLLCEGTRREKGELALALMITYKDDQAKLKKILDKLLDRESQTHKPQTLSSFYSSSRPATASQRSPSKHGGPSAPGALQPLTSGSAGPAQPGSVAGAGPGPTEGFTEKNVPDSSPHSPCEGLPSEAALTPRPEGKVPSRLALGSRGGYNGRGWGSPGRPKKKHTGMASIDSSAPETTSDSSPTLSRRPLRGGWAPTSWGRGQDSDSISSSSSDSLGSSSSSGSRRASASGGARAKTVEVGRYKGRRPESHAPHVPNQPSEAAAHFYFELAKTVLIKAGGNSSTSIFTHPSSSGGHQGPHRNLHLCAFEIGLYALGLHNFVSPNWLSRTYSSHVSWITGQAMEIGSAALTILVECWDGHLTPPEVASLADRASRARDSNMVRAAAELALSCLPHAHALNPNEIQRALVQCKEQDNLMLEKACMAVEEAAKGGGVYPEVLFEVAHQWFWLYEQTAGGSSTAREGATSCSASGIRAAGEAGRGLPEGRGAPGTEPVTVAAAAVTAATVVPVISVGSSLYPGPGLGHGHSPGLHPYTALQPHLPCSPQYLTHPAHPAHPLPHMPRPAVFPVPSSAYPQGVHPAFLRAQYPYSVTPPSLAATAVSFPVPSMAPITVHPYHTEPGLPLPTSVACELWGQGTVSSVHPASTFPAIQGASLPALTTQPSPLVSGGFPPPEEETHSQPVNPHSLHHLHAAYRVGMLALEMLGRRAHNDHPNNFSRSPPYTDDVKWLLGLAAKLGVNYVHQFCVGAAKGVLSPFVLQEIVMETLQRLSPAHAHNHLRAPAFHQLVQRCQQAYMQYIHHRLIHLTPADYDDFVNAIRSARSAFCLTPMGMMQFNDILQNLKRSKQTKELWQRVSLEMTTFSP from the exons ATGGAGCTGATGTTCGCGGAGTGGGAGGACGGAGAGCGCTTCTCTTTCGAGGATTCGGACCGCTTTGAAGAGGATTCGCTCTGTTCCTTCATCTCCGAGGCTGAGAGCCTCTGCCAGAACTGGCGGGGATGGCGCAAACAGTCAGCGGGGCCCAATTCCCCCACTGGCGGCGGTGGCGGAGGTGGCAGTGGCAGTACCAGAATGCGAG ATGGACTGGTCATCCCACTGGTGGAGCTGTCAGCAAAGCAGGTGGCATTTCATATCCCATTTGAAGTGGTGGAGAAAGTTTACCCCCCAGTGCCtgagcagttacagctccgaatTGCTTTTTGGAGCTTCCCTGAGAATGAAGAGGATATTCG CCTGTACTCCTGCCTGGCCAATGGCAGTGCAGATGAATTCCAGCGAGGGGATCAGCTGTTCCGCATGAGGGCTGTGAAGGACCCCCTGCAGATAG GGTTCCACCTGAGTGCTACAGTGGTGCCACCTCAGATGGTCCCCCCTAAAGGGGCCTACAACGTGGCTGTGATGTTTGACCGCTGCCGGGTCACTTcctgcagctgcacctgtgggGCTGGGGCCAAATGGTGCACCCACGTCGTGGCACTCTGTCTCTTCCGAATCCACAAC GCTTCTGCAGTCTGCCTGCGGGCCCCAGTGTCGGAGTCCCTGTCTCGGCTGCAGAGGGACCAGCTGCAGAAGTTTGCTCAGTACCTCATCAGTGAACTCCCTCAGCAG ATCCTCCCCACAGCCCAGCGTCTCCTGGATGAACTCCTTTCTTCCCAGTCAACGGCCATCAATACAGTGTGTGGTGCCCCGG ACCCCACAGCAGGGCCCTCGGCCTCCGATCAGAGCACTTGGTATTTGGATGAATCGACACTCACGGACAACATCAAGAAGACGCTGCACAAGTTCTGCGGCCCCTCCCCTGTGGTCTTCAG TGATGTGAACTCCATGTATCTGTCTTCCACGGAGCCTCCAGCCGCTGCTGAGTGGGCATGTCTGCTGCGTCCTCTGCGGGGTCGAGAGCCAGAGGGCGTCTGGAACTTGCTTAGCATCGTGCGGGAGATGTTCAAGCGGAGGGACAGCAATGCTGCCCCCTTGTTGGAAATCCTCACTGACCAGTGCCTCACCTACGAGCAG ATAACAGGTTGGTGGTACAGCGTGCGCACCTCAGCCTCACACAGCAGCGCCAGCGGGCACACAGGCCGTAGCAACGGGCAGTCAGAGGTGGCGGCCCACGCATGTGCCAGCATGTGTGATGAGATGGTCACACTGTGGAGGCTGGCAGTGCTGGACCCTGCACTCAGCCCCCAGCG CCGCCGGGAACTGTGTGCGCAGCTGCGCCAGTGGCAGCTGAAGGTGATCGAGAATGTGAAGCGGGGACAGCACAAGAAGACCCTGGAGCGGCTCTTCCCTGGCTTCCGGCCGGCGGTGGAGGCCTGCTACTTCAACTGGGAAGAGGCCTACCCACTTCCTGGTGTCACCTACAGCGCCACTGACCGGAAGCTGGCCCTGTGCTGGGCCCGGGCCTTGCCCCCTCGGCCAGGTGCCTCCCGCTCTGGGGGCCTGGAGGAATCCCGGGAGCGGCCTCGCCCTCTCCCAGCTGAGCCAGCTGTGCGGCCCAAGGAGCCTGGGGCCAAGCGCAAGGGATTGGGTGACGGGGTCCCCTCGTCGCAGCGGGGTCCCCGCCGCCTCTCGGCTGAGGGGGGAGACAAGGCTCTGCATAAGATGGGTCCAGGTGGGGGCAAAGCCAAAGCGTTGGGTGGGGCTGGCAGTGGGGGCAAGGGCTCAGCAGGCAGCGGGAGCAAGCGACGGCTGAGCAGTGAAGACAGCTCCCTGGAGCCGGATCTGGCTGAGATGAGCCTGGATGACAGCAGCCTGGCCCTGGGCGCAGAGGCCAGCACCTTTGGCGGATTCCCTGAGAGCCCGCCACCGTGTCCTCACCCTGGTGGCTCCCGAGGCCCTTCTACCTTCCTTCCTGAACCTCCAGATACTTATGAAGAAGATGGTGGCGTGTACTTCTCAGAAGGGCCTGAGCCTCCCACAGCCTCTGCCGGGCCCCCCGGCCTACTGCCCAGGGAGATATGTACCCGGGACGACCTCCCTTCCACAGACGAGAGTGGCAATGGGCTCCCTAAGACCAAAGAGGCAGCCCCTCCCGTTGGAGAGGAGGATGATGACTACCAGGCATATTATCTGAATGCCCAGGATGGGCCTGGGGGCGAGGAAGAGAAGGCCgagggcggggctggggaggagcaTGACCTGTTTGCCGGGCTGAAGCCACTGGAACAGGAGAGCCGCATGGAG GTATTATTTGCCTGTGCTGAGGCCTTGCATGCGCACGGCTACAGCAATGAGGCCTCCCGCCTCACCGTGGAGCTTGCCCAAGACCTGCTAGCCAACCCACCTGACCTCAAGGTAGAGCCGCCCCCTGCCAAG GGCAAGAAAAACAAGGTATCTACAAGCCGTCAGACCTGGGTGGCTACCAACACCCTGACCAAGGCGGCCTTCCTGTTAACAGTGCTAAGTGAGCGCCCTGAGCACCACAACCTGGCCTTCCGAGTGGGCATGTTTGccttggagctacagcggccccCAGCTTCTACCAAGGCCTTGGAG GTGAAGCTGGCCTACCAGGAATCTGAGGTGGCCACCCTGCTCAAGAAGATCCCTCTGGGTCCGAGTGAGATGAATACCATGCGGTGCCGGGCAGAGGAGCTTCGGGAGGGGACACTCTGTGACTATCGGCCTGTTTTGCCTCTCATGTTAGCCAGTTTCATCTTTGATGTTCTCTGTACTCCAG TGGTTTCTCCCACGGGTTCCCGGCCCCCAAGTCGAAACTGGAACAACGAGATGCCTGGGGAtgaggagctgggatttgaagcaGCAGTTGCTGCCTTGG GTATGAAGACAACAGTGAGTGAGGCAGAGCATCCCCTGCTGTGTGAAGGCACACGCCGGGAGAAGGGTGAACTGGCATTGGCACTAATGATCACTTATAAAGATGACCAGGCCAAACTCAAAAAG ATCTTGGACAAACTCTTGGACCGAGAGAGCCAGACACATAAACCTCAGACACTGAGTTCGTTCTACTCATCTAGCCGCCCGGCCACAGCCAGCCAGAGGTCTCCTTCAAAGCATGGGGGCCCATCTGCCCCTGGGGCCCTGCAACCTCTGACCTCAGGCTCTGCAGGGCCTGCTCAGCCAGGGAGTGTggcaggggctgggccaggccccACTGAGGGCTTCACAGAGAAGAATGTGCCTG ACAGTTCCCCACATTCCCCCTGCGAGGGTCTCCCATCTGAGGCAGCCTTGACCCCAAGGCCAGAGGGGAAGGTTCCCAGCCGCTTGGCACTTGGCAGCCGTGGAGGCTACAATGGACGGGGCTGGGGCTCACCAGGGCGGCCTAAGAAGAAGCACACAG GCATGGCCAGCATCGACAGCAGTGCCCCGGAAACAACATCAGATAGCTCTCCAACCTTAAGCCGGAGGCCACTTCGAGGGGGCTGGGCCCCTACCTCCTGGGGTCGAGGACAGGACAGTGACAGCATTAGCAGCTCTTCCTCAGACTCCCTTGGCTCCTCGTCCTCCAGTGGAAGTCGTCGGGCCAGTGCCAGTGGAGGGGCCCGGGCAAAGACAGTTGAAGTTGGCAG GTACAAGGGCCGCCGTCCCGAGAGTCATGCCCCCCATGTACCCAATCAGCCATCAGAGGCAGCTGCACACTTCTACTTCGAGCTGGCGAAGACGGTGCTGATCAAGGCAGGGGGCAACAGCAGCACTTCCATTTTCACACATCCATCTTCCTCAGGGGGCCACCAGGGTCCTCACCGTAACCTGCACCTTTGCGCCTTCGAGATTGGGCTTTATGCCCTTGGCCTGCACAACTTTGTTTCTCCCAACTGGCTCTCACGTACTTATTCTTCCCACGTTTCCTGGATTACAG GCCAGGCAATGGAGATTGGCAGCGCAGCCCTGACTATACTGGTAGAATGCTGGGATGGGCACCTGACGCCCCCTGAGGTCGCATCCCTGGCTGACAGGGCATCACGGGCGCGAGACTCCAATATGGTGAGGGCAGCGGCGGAGCTAGCCCTAAGCTGCCTGCCTCACGCCCATGCGTTGAACCCTAACGAGATCCAGCGGGCTCTGGTGCAGTGCAAGGAACAG GATAACCTGATGCTGGAGAAGGCCTGCATGGCAGTGGAAGAGGCAGCTAAGGGTGGGGGCGTGTACCCCGAAGTGTTGTTTGAGGTTGCTCACCAGTGGTTCTGGCTATATGAGCAAACAGCAGGTGGCTCATCCACAGCCCGTGAAGGGGCTACAAGCTGTAGTGCCAGTGGGATCAGGGCAGCTGGGGAGGCTGGGCGGGGGCTGCCTGAGGGCAGGGGGGCCCCAGGGACTGAGCCAGttacagtggcagcagcagcagtgacagcagcCACAGTGGTGCCAGTCATCTCGGTGGGGTCCAGTTTGTATCCGGGTCCAGGACTGGGGCATGGTCATTCCCCGGGCCTGCACCCCTATACTGCTCTAcagccccacctgccctgcagccctCAATACCTCACCCACCCAGCTCACCCCGCCCACCCCTTGCCTCACATGCCCCGGCCTGCCGTCTTCCCTGTGCCCAGCTCTGCATACCCACAG GGTGTGCATCCTGCATTCCTGCGGGCTCAGTACCCTTACTCGGTGACTCCCCCCTCACTTGCTGCCACTGCTGTGTCTTTCCCCGTCCCTTCCATGGCACCCATCACAGTCCATCCCTACCACACAGAGCCAGGGCTCCCACTGCCCACCAGTGTGGCCTGTGAGTTGTGGGGACAGGGAACAG TGAGCAGTGTCCATCCAGCTTCCACGTTTCCAGCCATCCAGGGTGCCTCACTACCTGCCCTGACCACACAGCCCAGCCCTCTGGTGAGCGGGGGTTTTCCACCACCTGAGGAGGAGACTCACAGTCAGCCTGTCAACCCACACAGCCTACACCACCTGCACGCCGCCTACCGTGTTG GAATGCTGGCACTGGAGATGCTGGGTCGCCGGGCACACAACGACCACCCCAACAACTTCTCCCGCTCCCCCCCCTACACTGACGATGTCAAATGGTTGCTGGGGCTGGCAGCAAAGCTGG gagtGAACTACGTGCACCAGTTCTGTGTGGGGGCAGCCAAGGGGGTGCTGAGCCCGTTTGTGCTGCAGGAGATCGTCATGGAGACGCTGCAGCGGCTGAGCCCCGCTCATGCCCACAACCACCTGCGTGCCCCGGCCTTCCACCAACTGGTGCAGCGCTGCCAGCAGGCATACATGCAG TACATCCACCACCGCTTGATCCACCTGACCCCTGCCGACTACGACGACTTTGTGAACGCGATCCGCAGTGCTCGCAGCGCCTTCTGCCTGACACCCATGGGCATGATGCAGTTCAACGACATCCTGCAGAACCTCAAGCGCAGCAAACAGACCAAGGAGCTGTGGCAGCGGGTCTCACTCGAGATGACCACCTTCTCTCCCTGA